A region from the Acyrthosiphon pisum isolate AL4f chromosome A1, pea_aphid_22Mar2018_4r6ur, whole genome shotgun sequence genome encodes:
- the LOC100165580 gene encoding homocysteine-responsive endoplasmic reticulum-resident ubiquitin-like domain member 2 protein, translating into MMDIGLTDPWITLTIKAPNQQINDHTIKCKLDWSVAKLKGYIHETYPNKPKTEDQRLIYSGQLLTDGVILKDILRPYDDDGQLNRTVHLVCSSSSCCIPLKEKLKSEEIVKEINGKCPKLNEVNYGASTSGTSTSADTNQEASTFSNNKQETKPTKNQIQSNNNVNRSPLTPEQLALEQILWVNKMYAVQMAEYWQSVASSLGAPIKINTPIAENESPPPDLPINNNNNNQPADQNLPANNPNINIQDAGPNQDWLDWLYVSSRVFIFISVLYFYSSPGRFLVVAGFALILYLYQSGILRHLHEHNRRRFQLEQQEQHVDDNRNLSQEQNGNNEDTTVRQNERLITTLWTVVSTFFTSLIPQQPDII; encoded by the exons ATGATGGACATTGGTCTTACAGATCCTTGGATCACATTAACCATTAAAGCGCCAAACCAACAAATCAATGACCacacaataaaatgtaaactgGATTGGTCTGTAGCAAAACTCAAAGGGTACATTCATGAAACTTATCCAAACAAACCA AAAACAGAAGACCAAAGGTTAATATATTCTGGTCAACTCTTAACTGACGGTGTTATTCTAAAAGATATTTTGAGACCATATGACGATGATGGACAACTCAATCGTACTGTTCATTTGGTATGTTCATCTTCATCTTGTTGTATCCCACTTAAAG aaaaacTTAAGAGTGAGGAAATTGTAAAAGAAATCAATGGTAAATGCCCTAAGTTGAATGAAGTTAACTATGGTGCTAGTACTTCTGGAACTAGTACCTCTGCAGATACTAATCAAGAAGCTAGTactttttcaaacaataaacaAGAAACTAAACCCACCAAAAATCAAATCCaatctaataataatgttaaccgCAGTCCATTGACACCAGAACAACTAGCTCTTGAGCAAATACTGTGGGTGAATAAAATGTATGCTGTTCAAATGGCAGAATATTGGCAATC AGTTGCGTCGAGTTTAGGTgctcctataaaaataaatactccaATTGCCGAAAATGAATCTCCTCCTCCAGATTTaccaattaataata ataACAACAATCAACCAGCAGACCAAAACCTTCCTGCTAATAATccaaatataaacatacaagaTGCTGGGCCCAATCAAGATTGGTTAGATTGGTTATATGTATCCAGTAgagtatttattttcataagcgTTCTCTATTTCTATTCATCACCTGGGCGTTTTCTTGTTGTTGCTGGCTTtgcacttatattatactt gtaccaAAGTGGAATTTTGAGACACCTTCATGAGCATAATAGAAGGAGGTTTCAACTTGAACAACAGGAACAGCACGTTGATGACAACAGGAATTTGTCACAAGAGCAGAATGGAAATAATGAAGACACAACAGTAAGACAAAATGAACGTTTAATAACTACGTTATGGACAGTTGttagtacattttttacttcTCTCATACCACAACAACcggatataatataa
- the LOC100160764 gene encoding SAGA-associated factor 29 (The RefSeq protein has 1 substitution compared to this genomic sequence), with protein sequence MAMTKSLIDTTVAGKENSDEQTILKKLFKMIFNLPQTVSSTEAVIDIINTTQEQVIKKGMTDPESQKSLISFYESADIETAREEEIIRSILEIIREIRNIRHQNIKSLLQSQRSSTFLKLLQVTATRMPVWHPRHDEQPPPLCGAIEPLPSYVAKSGDLVAALVKQSGEERWIVAEAVAFKNGRYEVEDIDVKETNRNFTLEKIYVKPLPLMRADPVTCPDAFFPCNQFVLAMYPQTTCFFKALVKAPPKTSYDGYEVLFEDDFNQYTIMMVVSQRFVVSYPSLEIIHKDDEMMVEY encoded by the exons ATGGCAATGACAAAATCACTAATTGATACAACTGTTGCTGGTAAAGAAAATTCAGATGAACAG accattttaaagaaattattcaAGATGATATTTAATCTACCTCAAACGGTGTCATCCACTGAGGCTGtgattgatataattaatactacaCAAGaacaagttattaaaaaagGCATGATTGATCCTGAATCGCAA AAATCTTTAATCAGTTTCTATGAATCAGCTGATATAGAAACTGCTAGAGAAGAAGAAATAATTAGAAGTATTTTGGAAATAATACGTGAAATTCGAAACATACGTCATCAAAATATCAAA TCACTTCTGCAGTCTCAAAGAAGTTCGACATTCCTTAAATTATTACAAGTAACAGCGACGCGGATGCCAGTGTGGCATCCAAGGCATGACGAACAACCACCTCCATTGTGTGGTGCTATTGAGCCACTTCCTTCATATGTTGCAAAA AGTGGGGATTTGGTGGCAGCGCTTGTTAAACAATCTGGAGAAGAGCGATGGATTGTGGCAGAAGCAGTTGCATTTAAAAATGGAAGATATGAAGTGGAAGATATTGATGTAAAAGAAACTAACCGTAATTTcacattagaaaaaatatacgtaaagcCATTACCACTAATGAGAGCTGATCCAGTCACTTGTCCCGATGCGTTTTTTCCCTGCAATCAATTTG ttTTAGCAATGTATCCACAAACTACTTGTTTCTTCAAAGCTCTAGTGAAAGCTCCTCCTAAAACAAGTTATGATGGATATGAAGTTTTATTTGAAGacgattttaatcaatataCCATAATGATGGTTGTATCCCAAAGATTTGTTGTTTCATATCCATCATTAGAAATTATTCATAAAGACGACGAGATGATggtagaatattaa